From Oncorhynchus nerka isolate Pitt River unplaced genomic scaffold, Oner_Uvic_2.0 unplaced_scaffold_1917, whole genome shotgun sequence, a single genomic window includes:
- the LOC115123643 gene encoding methionine-R-sulfoxide reductase B3-like has product MCCFCFPGWPSFYDLVKEESVTVTDDFAYGMHRVETSCSQCGSHLGHLFDDGPRPTGKRYCINSASLGFQSASASSPPSGAGALEPAGAGAGAGAGAGAGAGAGAGAGAGAGAGAGAGAGAGAGAGAGAGAGAGAGAGAGAGAGPGGAVGGKTEL; this is encoded by the exons ATGTGTTGTTTCTGTTTTCCAGGTTGGCCTTCCTTCTATGACCTGGTAAAGGAGGAATCAGTCACTGTAACAGACGATTTCGCCTACGGGATGCACAGAGTTGAGACCAGCTGTAGTCAG tgtggttCTCACCTCGGACACCTGTTTGATGACGGCCCCAGACCCACAGGGAAACGATACTGCATCAACTCTGCCTCTCTGGGCTTCCAGTCCGCCTCAGCCTCTAGCCCACCCAGCGGGGCTGGGGCACTGGAGCCAgcaggagctggggctggggctggagctggggcaggagctggggctggggcaggGGCAGGAGCTGGGGCAGGagctggggctggagctggggcaggagctggggctggggcaggGGCAGGAGCTGGGGCAGGAGCTGGGGCAGGAGCTGGGGCAGGGGCTGGGGCAGGGGCTGGGCCAGGTGGTGCGGTCGGGGGCAAGACTGAGCTCTGA